The Vibrio sp. SNU_ST1 genome has a segment encoding these proteins:
- the rnr gene encoding ribonuclease R — translation MSKNTPMSENTTATTTVDPFADRESKNYENPVPSREFIISFLTDANIPMNRNDLFEALGLAGEEQYEGLRRRLRAMERDGQLIFTRRQCYALPEKMELIKGFVIGHKDGHGWVRPDGSVGKDNDIVLPHHQMKTIMHGDYVLVQPTDNSKRGRREGRLVRVLEERKTPLVGRFFLEYGHSYVVADDSRISHDIQIPTEHKGGARMGNVVVIEITDRGGRSRNMMGKVTEVLGENMAPGMETQIAIRTHQIPQEWPEAVDKQIENLGEHVPEEAKEGRVDLRKLPLVTIDGEDARDFDDAVYCEAKKGGGWRLWVAIADVSYYVRPETALDKEAINRGNSVYFPSQVVPMLPEVLSNGLCSLNPQVDRLCMVCEMTISDKGKLSGYKHYEAVMNSHARLTYNKVGAILDGNEELRERYEPEVPHLEELHKMYKVLKKTRDERGAIEFETVETKFIFNADRKIDRIEPVIRNDAHKIIEECMILANIASASYVEKAKEPALYRVHDTPGEERLMGFKSFLSELGLTLEGGLSPSPVDYAQLMQQINEREDRELIQTMLLRSMKQAVYNADNAGHFGLALKRYAHFTSPIRRYPDLLLHRAIKYLIAKEEGRNSERWTPTGGYHYTFDDMDFYGEQCSMTERRADDATREVNDWLKCEYMQDHVGEVMDGVIANVTGFGFFVRLTELHIDGLVHISALANDYYQFDAVGQRLVGESSGNIYRLGDSVKVKVSAVNLETRQIDFDLEDTDRQPRGKGKTAKKRAAEAMKKAKSKKRSAVKSNKPGVPATPLVEPTKRPDGSSESSAKKKNPANKTGAAKARAKKKRAASRKPKADKS, via the coding sequence ATGTCAAAAAACACACCAATGTCAGAAAACACGACAGCGACAACCACTGTTGATCCTTTTGCCGACCGAGAGTCGAAAAATTACGAAAACCCAGTACCAAGCCGTGAGTTCATTATTTCGTTTCTAACAGACGCGAATATTCCTATGAACCGCAACGATCTATTCGAAGCTTTGGGTTTGGCTGGAGAGGAACAATATGAAGGGCTGCGTCGTCGTTTACGTGCAATGGAACGTGATGGACAGCTTATCTTTACTCGTCGTCAGTGTTACGCATTGCCTGAGAAGATGGAATTGATTAAAGGCTTTGTGATTGGTCATAAAGACGGTCATGGTTGGGTACGCCCAGACGGCAGTGTGGGTAAAGACAATGATATCGTGCTGCCGCATCATCAGATGAAAACCATCATGCACGGTGATTACGTATTGGTTCAGCCAACTGACAACAGTAAGCGTGGCCGTCGTGAAGGCCGTTTGGTTCGTGTGCTTGAAGAGCGTAAAACGCCACTTGTTGGTCGCTTCTTCCTAGAGTACGGCCATTCTTATGTGGTTGCTGATGATTCGCGTATTAGTCACGACATCCAGATCCCAACTGAGCATAAAGGCGGTGCTCGAATGGGTAATGTGGTTGTGATTGAAATTACGGACCGCGGTGGTCGTTCTCGTAACATGATGGGTAAAGTGACCGAAGTTCTTGGTGAGAATATGGCTCCGGGTATGGAAACGCAGATCGCGATCCGTACTCACCAGATCCCACAAGAGTGGCCTGAAGCGGTAGATAAGCAAATCGAAAATCTTGGTGAGCATGTTCCTGAAGAAGCAAAAGAAGGACGTGTTGATCTACGCAAACTCCCATTGGTTACCATTGATGGCGAAGATGCGCGTGACTTCGATGATGCGGTTTACTGTGAAGCGAAGAAAGGCGGCGGCTGGCGCCTATGGGTAGCGATTGCTGACGTAAGTTACTACGTTCGCCCAGAGACAGCGCTAGACAAGGAAGCGATTAACCGTGGTAACTCGGTATACTTCCCATCACAAGTTGTCCCAATGCTGCCAGAAGTACTTTCAAATGGTTTGTGTTCATTGAACCCTCAAGTCGACCGTTTGTGTATGGTGTGTGAGATGACTATCTCAGACAAAGGTAAACTGTCAGGCTACAAGCACTATGAAGCAGTCATGAATTCTCATGCTCGTCTTACTTATAACAAAGTAGGCGCGATCTTAGATGGCAATGAAGAGTTACGTGAACGTTACGAACCAGAAGTACCACATCTTGAAGAGCTTCATAAGATGTATAAGGTGCTTAAGAAAACGCGTGACGAACGTGGTGCGATTGAATTTGAAACGGTAGAAACTAAGTTTATCTTCAATGCGGATCGTAAGATCGACCGTATTGAGCCAGTAATCCGTAACGATGCACACAAGATCATCGAAGAATGTATGATTCTTGCGAATATCGCATCGGCATCTTACGTAGAAAAAGCGAAAGAGCCTGCTCTATACCGTGTTCACGATACTCCGGGTGAAGAGCGCTTAATGGGCTTCAAGAGCTTCTTAAGTGAATTAGGTTTAACACTGGAAGGTGGCCTGTCGCCATCTCCGGTAGACTATGCACAACTGATGCAGCAGATTAACGAACGTGAAGACCGTGAGTTAATCCAAACTATGCTGCTGCGCTCAATGAAACAAGCGGTATACAACGCGGATAACGCGGGTCACTTTGGTCTAGCTCTTAAGCGCTATGCTCACTTTACCTCGCCAATTCGTCGTTACCCAGATTTACTATTGCACCGTGCGATTAAGTACCTTATTGCGAAAGAAGAAGGCCGTAACAGCGAACGTTGGACGCCAACCGGTGGTTACCATTACACTTTCGATGATATGGATTTCTACGGCGAGCAGTGTTCAATGACTGAGCGTCGTGCTGATGACGCTACACGTGAAGTGAACGACTGGCTGAAATGTGAATACATGCAAGACCATGTTGGCGAAGTGATGGATGGCGTGATTGCCAACGTAACTGGCTTCGGCTTCTTTGTGCGTCTAACGGAACTGCACATCGATGGTCTGGTACATATCTCAGCGCTAGCGAATGACTACTACCAATTTGATGCTGTTGGTCAGCGTCTGGTTGGTGAAAGTTCAGGCAATATCTACCGCTTGGGTGACTCGGTTAAAGTGAAGGTTTCGGCAGTTAACTTAGAAACTCGTCAAATCGACTTTGATTTAGAAGACACCGATCGTCAGCCGCGTGGTAAAGGTAAAACAGCCAAGAAGCGTGCTGCTGAAGCGATGAAAAAGGCGAAA